One Saprospiraceae bacterium DNA window includes the following coding sequences:
- a CDS encoding alanine dehydrogenase, protein MPNSTNSSQRPAVKIGVIREGKTPPDARAPLTPEQCAEAMVELPVRVVVQPSPIRCFKDEEYVAHGITLQEDLSDCDVLLGIKEVPVDWLIAGKTYLFFSHTMKKQPHNRHLLQAILEKNIRLIDYEALTNERGERLIAFGFYAGIVGAHNALWTWGQRTGQFSLPRLCDSHDYAEVLAAYEKMTFPPLRIVLTGTGRVATGAAKNLLDMGIRQVTPQEFLTQDFSEAVFAQIAAQDYVAHRDKPGFFDKKHFYAHGEEYVSAFAPYYRRADIFINGIFYDKKAPMFFSVEEMRQPDFRIKVIADITCDIMPDSSVPSTIRASKIAAPVYGFAPQSGQETAPYQPESIDVMAIDNLPSELPRDASAFFGRQLLEKILPQLLHGRTSDAIRRGMIAENGRLTPAFEYLTDYVAIHV, encoded by the coding sequence GTGCCAAATTCAACCAACAGCAGCCAAAGACCTGCCGTCAAAATCGGCGTCATCCGTGAGGGCAAAACACCACCCGATGCCCGCGCCCCGCTCACCCCCGAACAATGCGCCGAAGCGATGGTGGAGTTGCCAGTGCGCGTCGTCGTGCAGCCTTCCCCGATACGGTGTTTCAAAGACGAAGAATACGTCGCGCACGGCATCACGCTGCAAGAGGATTTGAGCGACTGCGACGTGCTGCTGGGCATCAAAGAGGTGCCCGTGGATTGGCTGATAGCTGGCAAGACCTACCTGTTTTTTTCACACACCATGAAAAAACAGCCGCACAACCGCCACCTGCTGCAAGCCATTTTGGAAAAAAACATCCGCCTGATTGACTACGAGGCCCTGACGAACGAGCGAGGCGAGCGCCTCATCGCGTTCGGCTTCTATGCAGGCATCGTCGGGGCGCACAACGCGCTCTGGACTTGGGGCCAAAGGACGGGTCAGTTCTCTCTGCCGCGCCTGTGCGACAGCCACGACTACGCCGAAGTGCTGGCCGCGTACGAAAAAATGACCTTTCCGCCCCTACGCATCGTGCTGACGGGCACAGGCCGCGTGGCCACCGGCGCCGCCAAAAACTTGCTCGACATGGGCATCCGGCAGGTGACCCCGCAGGAATTTTTGACGCAGGATTTTTCGGAAGCCGTTTTTGCGCAAATCGCCGCCCAAGACTATGTGGCACACCGCGACAAGCCGGGATTTTTTGACAAAAAACATTTTTACGCGCACGGGGAGGAGTACGTCAGCGCGTTTGCTCCCTATTACCGCCGGGCAGATATATTCATCAACGGTATTTTTTACGACAAAAAAGCGCCCATGTTTTTCAGCGTGGAAGAAATGCGGCAGCCCGATTTCCGCATTAAAGTCATAGCCGACATCACTTGCGACATCATGCCCGATTCTTCCGTGCCAAGCACCATCAGAGCCAGCAAAATCGCCGCTCCCGTATATGGCTTCGCTCCCCAAAGCGGTCAGGAGACCGCCCCCTACCAGCCCGAATCCATTGACGTGATGGCGATAGACAACCTTCCCTCCGAGCTCCCGCGCGATGCCTCCGCGTTTTTTGGGCGGCAATTGTTGGAGAAAATTCTGCCGCAGCTCCTCCATGGCCGCACCAGCGATGCCATTCGGCGGGGCATGATAGCCGAAAATGGACGGTTGACCCCTGCCTTTGAGTACCTGACTGATTATGTGGCCATTCATGTATGA
- a CDS encoding DEAD/DEAH box helicase family protein: MEQKKIIILEHDSEEDTRAEDIEPALKQAEWTRDKILRERVFTDGKIIILGKVAKRQKPKKPDYLLRVAQNFLIAVIEAKKKYATASAGLQQAKDYAQSLDLKFAYATNGAEIAEFDFITGLETIVDRYPTPQELWNRLQAAEPEPISDHTKDILLKPLHPTPGKPPRYYQEIAVNRAVQAILEGKKRLLLTLATGTGKTSVAFQIIYKLWNNRWNNTGEHRRPKVLFLADRKVLVDDPYAKDFAVFGDARASVFDDGATTSREIYFSTYQSLAESESREGLFKQFPRTFFDLVVVDECHRGSATDEGNWRRILDYFADAVKLGLTATPLRQDNKDTYAYFGNPLYTYSLRQGIEDGFLAPYIVRRIVTEADATGWRPQAGQTDMYGNVIPDDIYQTPDFEKSLSLLPRTKAVARHLTEHLKKHGRLDKTIIFCHDQEHADQMRRELGNLNADLMKQNQNYVVRIVSDEGDTGKGLLGNFMDYEPFERPGIPVIVTTSQMLSTGVDIPTCKNIVLFRMVNSMTEFKQIIGRGTRVKEDKGKMFFTILDYTGSATRNFADPDFDGEPPLITSEEMDENGAVVEGTFVEEHAETPPADWTDSDIEAMTNQNQQPRKYYVKEGEVTIVAESVQVLDASGKLRTLEFTQYAKGEIKTLFTDAQSFRAAWADPEQRQNIVTELEDRGISLEQLSDITKLTDADPFDMLCHVAFDLKPMTRRERAERVRKAATLAAYSNGAREVIELILDKYVQFGANELNAGVLEVKPISDKGNITEIAALFGGAPNLLRALDDIQKLLYAEAA; encoded by the coding sequence ATGGAACAAAAGAAAATCATCATCTTAGAACACGACAGCGAGGAAGATACCCGCGCTGAAGACATTGAACCGGCATTGAAACAAGCCGAATGGACACGCGACAAAATACTAAGGGAGCGTGTGTTCACCGACGGCAAAATCATTATATTGGGAAAAGTAGCGAAGCGGCAAAAACCTAAAAAACCCGACTACCTTTTGAGGGTTGCGCAAAACTTCCTGATTGCAGTTATCGAAGCCAAAAAGAAGTATGCAACCGCATCCGCCGGACTTCAACAGGCCAAAGATTATGCACAATCGTTGGATTTGAAATTCGCCTACGCAACCAACGGCGCGGAAATCGCAGAGTTTGATTTCATCACCGGGTTGGAAACAATCGTTGACCGATACCCGACCCCGCAAGAACTTTGGAACAGGTTGCAAGCCGCCGAACCCGAACCTATTAGCGACCACACCAAAGACATCCTGCTAAAACCCCTTCACCCTACGCCCGGCAAGCCGCCCCGATATTATCAGGAAATCGCCGTAAATCGGGCGGTGCAAGCCATTTTGGAAGGGAAAAAACGGCTGCTGCTCACATTGGCGACGGGTACGGGAAAAACTTCGGTTGCCTTCCAAATCATTTACAAACTTTGGAACAACCGTTGGAACAACACCGGCGAACACCGCCGCCCGAAAGTGTTGTTTCTGGCCGACCGCAAAGTTTTGGTGGATGACCCCTACGCGAAAGACTTTGCCGTGTTCGGCGATGCAAGGGCATCCGTTTTTGATGACGGTGCGACCACCAGCCGCGAAATTTACTTTTCCACTTATCAGTCATTGGCTGAAAGCGAGAGCCGGGAAGGGTTGTTCAAACAGTTCCCGCGTACCTTTTTTGATTTGGTTGTGGTGGACGAATGTCATCGGGGCAGCGCAACGGATGAAGGAAATTGGCGGCGCATATTGGACTACTTCGCCGATGCCGTGAAATTGGGTTTGACGGCCACTCCCTTGCGACAAGACAATAAAGACACCTACGCCTATTTTGGAAACCCGCTTTACACTTACAGTTTGCGGCAAGGCATCGAAGATGGATTTTTAGCGCCCTACATTGTGCGCCGCATCGTAACGGAAGCCGACGCGACGGGTTGGCGGCCACAAGCGGGGCAAACGGATATGTACGGCAACGTCATTCCCGATGATATTTACCAAACCCCCGATTTTGAAAAGAGCCTTTCCCTGTTACCGCGCACAAAAGCAGTTGCCCGTCATTTGACCGAGCATTTGAAAAAGCACGGCAGGTTAGACAAAACAATCATCTTTTGCCACGACCAAGAACACGCCGACCAAATGCGCCGGGAGTTGGGCAACCTCAACGCCGATTTGATGAAGCAAAACCAAAACTACGTTGTCCGCATCGTGTCGGATGAAGGCGATACGGGCAAAGGGCTGTTGGGAAATTTCATGGATTACGAACCTTTTGAAAGGCCGGGTATTCCCGTCATTGTCACCACTTCCCAAATGTTGAGTACGGGCGTTGACATCCCGACTTGCAAAAACATTGTGCTGTTCCGCATGGTCAATTCAATGACCGAGTTTAAACAAATCATCGGGCGCGGAACACGGGTAAAGGAAGATAAAGGCAAAATGTTTTTCACCATTTTGGACTACACCGGCAGCGCAACGCGCAACTTTGCCGACCCCGATTTTGACGGCGAACCACCATTGATTACATCAGAAGAAATGGACGAAAACGGCGCAGTTGTGGAGGGCACTTTTGTTGAAGAACACGCCGAAACACCGCCCGCCGATTGGACAGACAGCGACATCGAGGCGATGACCAATCAAAACCAACAGCCCCGCAAATACTATGTGAAAGAGGGTGAAGTGACCATCGTGGCCGAATCGGTGCAAGTGTTGGACGCGAGCGGCAAGTTGCGCACCTTAGAATTTACCCAATACGCCAAAGGTGAAATCAAAACGCTTTTCACCGATGCCCAAAGTTTTCGGGCGGCGTGGGCTGACCCCGAACAAAGGCAAAACATCGTGACCGAATTGGAGGACAGGGGCATATCATTGGAACAACTTTCAGACATAACAAAGTTGACCGATGCCGACCCTTTCGATATGCTTTGCCACGTCGCGTTTGACCTGAAACCGATGACCCGCCGCGAACGCGCCGAACGGGTGCGCAAAGCCGCAACGTTGGCCGCTTATTCCAACGGGGCGCGGGAAGTCATCGAGTTGATTTTGGACAAATACGTTCAATTTGGCGCGAACGAATTGAACGCGGGGGTTTTGGAGGTGAAACCTATTTCCGACAAAGGGAACATTACAGAAATAGCCGCCCTGTTTGGCGGTGCGCCCAATTTGCTACGCGCATTGGATGACATTCAAAAACTGCTCTACGCCGAAGCCGCGTAA
- a CDS encoding SAM-dependent DNA methyltransferase, giving the protein MAKRQKEVKTETTAQRLSGLIKSCRDIMRKDKGMNGDADRLPMLTWIMFLKFLDDVEMEQETKALLKRQTYRPAIGAPYRWRDWAKNQNFTGDDLLAFINNEKCTLPDSTEGAGLFYHLRGLQSETGKERKDVVATVFRGVANRMINGYLLRDVVNKIDSIHFTSTEEIYTLSHLYESILKEMRDASGDAGEFYTPRPVVKFMVQMLDPQLGESILDPAAGTGGFLVEAFEHLRKQAQNVEQYDTLQQSSIYGGEAKNLPYLLCQMNLLLHGLEFPNIDSGNSLRTPLRDIGDSDRVDIIVTNPPFGGEEERGILNNFPDDMRTAETALLFLQLIMRRLKRRPPQPPHEGGRGGRAAVVVPNGTLFADGIAARIKEQMLKEYNLHTIVRLPDGVFEPYTAIPANLLFFEQGQPTRDVWFYEIQPPAERKKYSKTKPMQFDEFADCIAWWSDRREDENAWRIPAAEILQYDAGGKLLSANLDRKNPNRRNDAEHADPAEAIATILEKERQILSLMEEVQKLIAP; this is encoded by the coding sequence ATGGCAAAAAGACAAAAAGAAGTTAAGACCGAAACCACCGCCCAACGCTTGTCCGGCCTGATAAAATCATGCCGCGACATCATGCGCAAAGACAAAGGGATGAATGGCGATGCCGACCGCTTGCCGATGCTGACTTGGATAATGTTCCTAAAATTTTTGGATGACGTGGAAATGGAACAGGAAACCAAAGCCCTGTTGAAACGCCAAACGTACCGCCCTGCCATTGGTGCGCCGTACCGTTGGCGCGATTGGGCAAAAAACCAAAATTTCACCGGCGATGACCTGTTGGCTTTCATCAACAATGAAAAATGCACCCTGCCCGATAGTACGGAAGGCGCGGGGTTGTTTTACCACCTTCGCGGCCTTCAAAGCGAGACGGGCAAAGAGCGCAAAGACGTAGTGGCAACCGTGTTTCGAGGCGTGGCCAATCGCATGATAAACGGCTACCTGTTGCGCGACGTGGTGAACAAAATAGACAGCATCCATTTCACCAGCACCGAAGAAATCTACACGCTTTCGCACCTATACGAAAGCATCCTGAAAGAGATGCGCGACGCATCGGGCGACGCGGGCGAATTTTACACGCCCCGCCCCGTAGTGAAATTCATGGTGCAAATGCTCGACCCGCAATTGGGCGAAAGCATACTCGACCCCGCCGCCGGAACGGGCGGTTTTTTGGTGGAAGCCTTTGAACACTTGCGCAAACAAGCCCAAAACGTTGAGCAATACGACACCTTGCAACAAAGCAGCATTTACGGCGGTGAAGCCAAAAACCTGCCCTACCTGCTTTGCCAAATGAATTTGCTGTTGCACGGCCTCGAATTTCCGAACATTGATAGCGGCAACTCGCTCCGAACGCCCCTACGCGACATAGGCGACAGCGACCGGGTGGACATCATCGTGACCAACCCGCCGTTTGGCGGCGAAGAAGAACGCGGCATACTTAACAACTTCCCCGATGATATGCGCACGGCGGAAACCGCCCTGCTGTTCCTGCAATTGATTATGCGCCGATTGAAACGCCGCCCCCCCCAGCCCCCCCATGAGGGGGGGAGAGGGGGACGCGCCGCCGTTGTCGTGCCAAACGGAACGCTGTTTGCCGACGGCATCGCTGCCCGCATCAAAGAGCAGATGTTGAAGGAATACAACCTGCATACCATTGTGCGGCTGCCCGACGGCGTGTTTGAGCCTTACACCGCTATACCGGCCAACCTGTTGTTTTTCGAGCAGGGACAGCCGACCCGTGACGTGTGGTTTTACGAAATACAACCGCCCGCCGAACGCAAAAAATACTCGAAAACCAAGCCTATGCAGTTCGATGAATTTGCCGACTGCATCGCATGGTGGAGCGACCGCCGGGAAGATGAAAACGCTTGGCGCATACCCGCCGCCGAAATCCTGCAATACGACGCGGGCGGCAAGTTGCTTTCCGCCAACTTAGACCGCAAAAACCCCAACCGCCGCAACGATGCCGAACACGCCGACCCTGCCGAAGCCATTGCTACAATACTCGAAAAGGAGCGGCAAATCCTATCTTTGATGGAAGAAGTCCAAAAATTGATTGCACCATGA
- the dinD gene encoding DNA damage-inducible protein D, giving the protein MKKELIDELFQKFEEACYLIKDTECWSARELQTILGYAKWDNFLNAVEKAKNACEGAGEKIEHHFADVGKMVEIGSGTQRRIDDIALTRYACYLIAQNGDPTKKPEIAFAQTYFAVQTRKQELIEQRLLDLDRVTAREKLSRTENKLSGILYERGVNEQGFAIIRSEGDKALFGGRSTQDMKRKLAVPESRPLADFLPTLTIKAKDFAAELTNHNVVDKDLHGQPAIQREHVDNNLAVRKILHERGVKPEQLPPAEDVKKVERRLKSEEKKALEKPDKIKTMPPGGEEKEDDET; this is encoded by the coding sequence ATGAAAAAAGAACTCATTGACGAACTCTTCCAAAAATTTGAAGAAGCCTGTTACCTAATCAAAGACACCGAGTGTTGGAGCGCCCGCGAACTTCAAACCATTCTCGGCTATGCCAAATGGGACAACTTCCTCAACGCCGTTGAAAAGGCCAAAAACGCCTGCGAAGGAGCAGGTGAAAAAATTGAACACCATTTTGCCGATGTCGGGAAAATGGTCGAAATCGGAAGCGGCACTCAACGTCGGATTGATGACATCGCCCTCACACGCTACGCCTGCTACCTCATTGCCCAAAACGGCGACCCCACCAAAAAGCCCGAAATCGCCTTTGCGCAGACGTACTTCGCCGTTCAAACCCGAAAACAAGAACTTATCGAGCAACGCCTGCTCGACCTCGACCGCGTGACCGCCCGCGAAAAACTCTCCCGCACCGAAAACAAACTTTCCGGCATCCTCTACGAACGCGGCGTGAACGAGCAAGGCTTCGCCATTATCCGTTCCGAAGGCGACAAAGCCCTCTTTGGTGGGCGCAGCACCCAAGACATGAAACGTAAACTCGCCGTGCCTGAAAGCCGCCCCCTCGCCGACTTCCTGCCCACGCTCACCATCAAAGCCAAAGACTTCGCCGCCGAACTCACCAACCACAACGTGGTGGACAAAGACCTGCACGGCCAGCCCGCCATACAGCGCGAACACGTGGACAACAACCTCGCCGTGCGCAAAATACTCCACGAACGCGGTGTGAAACCCGAACAACTGCCTCCCGCAGAAGACGTGAAAAAAGTGGAGCGCCGATTGAAGTCGGAAGAGAAAAAAGCCCTCGAAAAGCCGGATAAAATCAAAACCATGCCCCCCGGCGGCGAGGAAAAGGAGGACGACGAAACATGA
- a CDS encoding restriction endonuclease subunit S, with amino-acid sequence MKNGWKMVKLGEVLRPSENQVSITPFENYPQIGVRLWGEGAYAREDVLGSETQYKFFYKAEKGDLTFNKIWVRNGAVTVIPETLHGFYVSPEFPVYHPEKDIVSSDWLYFLTKSKFFWDRCNEKAFGTSGKNRVKPSVFLQVEIPLPPLTEQQRIAGRLAALKGKMDAVRALRGEQEKELASFRNGLFKQICNIYPMAALNEVLIPNREVVAIEAERDYKQITVKMQHKGVILRGMIKGGEVGSVQFRAKEGDFIISKIDARNGAMGLVPKELHNAIVTNDFPLFSCSDKCLSKYFEFVSNTEYFDQKCIESSEGTTNRVRLKMDRFGNIEIPLPPLSEQKRVVEILEKMEQLKAVQAGQLAGLEGLFPAVLERAFRGEW; translated from the coding sequence ATGAAAAACGGTTGGAAAATGGTTAAATTGGGGGAGGTGTTGAGACCTTCGGAAAATCAGGTTTCAATAACACCTTTTGAAAATTACCCTCAAATCGGAGTCCGACTTTGGGGAGAAGGTGCGTATGCAAGAGAAGATGTTTTAGGCAGCGAAACCCAATATAAGTTTTTTTACAAGGCTGAAAAAGGGGATTTGACCTTCAACAAAATTTGGGTTAGAAACGGGGCGGTAACAGTCATTCCAGAAACTTTGCATGGCTTTTATGTATCCCCTGAATTTCCAGTTTATCATCCTGAAAAAGATATTGTTTCCTCCGACTGGCTTTATTTCCTCACCAAAAGCAAATTTTTTTGGGACAGGTGCAATGAAAAAGCCTTTGGGACAAGTGGCAAAAATCGTGTAAAACCGAGCGTGTTTTTGCAAGTTGAAATTCCCCTCCCGCCCCTCACCGAGCAACAGCGCATCGCCGGGCGGTTGGCGGCGTTGAAGGGGAAAATGGATGCGGTGCGGGCGTTGAGGGGAGAGCAGGAAAAAGAACTGGCATCTTTCAGAAACGGGTTGTTTAAGCAAATTTGTAACATCTACCCAATGGCTGCTTTAAATGAAGTTCTGATTCCTAACCGGGAAGTTGTAGCAATAGAAGCCGAACGGGATTACAAACAAATCACAGTCAAAATGCAGCATAAAGGAGTGATTTTAAGAGGTATGATAAAAGGCGGCGAAGTAGGCTCGGTTCAATTTCGAGCGAAGGAAGGCGATTTTATCATTTCAAAAATAGATGCAAGAAATGGCGCAATGGGTTTAGTCCCGAAGGAACTTCACAATGCAATTGTCACAAATGATTTCCCCCTGTTCTCATGTTCGGATAAGTGTTTATCAAAATATTTTGAGTTTGTTTCAAACACGGAATATTTTGACCAAAAGTGCATCGAATCGAGCGAAGGGACAACGAACCGTGTCCGCCTGAAAATGGACAGGTTCGGCAATATTGAAATACCTTTACCACCACTTTCGGAACAAAAAAGGGTTGTCGAAATATTGGAGAAAATGGAGCAACTGAAAGCGGTGCAAGCGGGGCAGTTGGCCGGGTTGGAGGGATTGTTTCCGGCGGTGTTGGAGCGGGCGTTTCGGGGGGAGTGGTGA
- a CDS encoding DUF2971 domain-containing protein, whose product MESIKSFSTMETNWQGVSYDEIDVPEPLYKFREWRKSQHKTILTEQIVYLSPPSGFEDPLDCKNPVRFDLRSHREQNKRFFDESVRRHPHWSKKRHKKFAKYWMKRTPIRNPEKLKQKQRESDAMFDKVFGVFCLTPVAENFELWEKYADDHKGFCVGFSGKELLSDFSKFGMSGHVNYYPKLPIIHPNEDFKDKANKRAFSKLEKWSFEREYRTTKIKPDGEVGNDWRKVKVPSERFVEVVFGANMPEENKQEIIQLANGNFPNVKFKQAEIDAKNKTVTIKDLF is encoded by the coding sequence ATGGAAAGCATCAAATCATTTAGCACAATGGAAACAAATTGGCAGGGAGTATCTTATGACGAAATTGACGTGCCAGAACCCCTTTACAAATTTAGGGAATGGCGTAAAAGTCAACACAAAACCATTTTAACGGAACAAATCGTGTATTTGTCGCCGCCTTCCGGTTTTGAAGACCCCTTAGACTGCAAAAATCCAGTCAGATTTGATTTGCGGTCTCACAGAGAGCAAAACAAACGTTTTTTTGACGAATCAGTGCGCCGTCATCCACATTGGTCAAAAAAACGGCATAAAAAATTTGCTAAGTATTGGATGAAACGTACCCCAATAAGGAATCCAGAGAAGTTGAAGCAAAAGCAAAGAGAATCCGACGCAATGTTTGACAAAGTATTCGGTGTCTTTTGCCTAACGCCTGTGGCGGAAAATTTTGAGTTATGGGAAAAATATGCCGATGACCATAAAGGATTTTGCGTTGGATTTTCTGGAAAGGAATTGCTTAGCGATTTTTCAAAATTCGGAATGAGTGGTCATGTGAATTACTACCCAAAATTGCCAATAATTCATCCGAACGAAGATTTTAAGGATAAAGCCAACAAAAGGGCATTTTCAAAACTTGAAAAGTGGTCATTTGAAAGGGAATACCGGACAACTAAAATCAAACCCGATGGAGAGGTTGGCAATGATTGGCGCAAAGTCAAAGTGCCAAGTGAAAGGTTTGTTGAGGTAGTTTTTGGCGCAAATATGCCAGAAGAAAATAAGCAGGAAATCATCCAATTAGCCAACGGTAATTTCCCAAATGTCAAATTCAAACAAGCCGAAATTGATGCAAAAAACAAGACAGTCACGATTAAGGACTTGTTTTAA
- a CDS encoding Y-family DNA polymerase, protein MGKYALVDGNCFYVSCERLFNPALEGRPVIVLSNNDGCVVSRSNEAKALGIEMASPAHLMTDLLRKNRVAVFSSNYNLYGDLSRRMMSVLGRLAPAIEVYSIDEAFLDFGGVDCPDWWAYGYFIRAEVLRQVGIPTGVGIAPTKTLAKVANRVAKKQPEHGGVFVLETADEIETVLRSMPVGDVWGIGGQYAKLLARNDVATAWDFTRLSADWVRRNLTVVGARLQMELQGVSCLELESVAPPKKNICTSRSFGKMLTDFGGVSEAVANHAHRCACKLRGQGSAANVLTVFLHSNPFKPELPQYNPSRTVTLPTATNSSLLMVGHAETALKAIWRDGYAYKKAGVIISGIVPENEIQLGFDVSMTDVDKHKRLMRAMDALRGRYGHGAISVGTQGTANAWRLRQERLSRRFTTSWQEILEVKF, encoded by the coding sequence GTGGGTAAGTATGCGTTAGTGGACGGCAACTGTTTCTACGTCAGTTGCGAACGGCTTTTCAACCCCGCGTTGGAAGGCCGCCCCGTCATTGTGCTGTCCAATAACGACGGCTGCGTTGTCAGCCGCTCGAATGAAGCGAAGGCGTTGGGTATCGAAATGGCTTCGCCCGCTCACCTGATGACCGACCTTTTGCGCAAAAACCGCGTCGCTGTCTTTTCCTCGAATTACAATTTGTACGGCGATTTGTCGCGCCGCATGATGTCCGTTTTGGGCAGGCTTGCGCCCGCTATTGAGGTCTATTCCATTGACGAAGCCTTTTTGGACTTCGGCGGCGTGGACTGCCCCGACTGGTGGGCTTACGGTTATTTCATTCGCGCCGAAGTGTTGCGGCAAGTAGGCATCCCGACGGGCGTGGGCATCGCGCCGACAAAGACGCTGGCAAAAGTGGCAAATCGCGTCGCCAAAAAGCAGCCCGAACACGGCGGCGTTTTCGTACTCGAAACAGCCGACGAAATCGAAACCGTTTTGCGCTCCATGCCCGTCGGCGACGTGTGGGGCATCGGCGGCCAATATGCAAAACTGCTCGCCCGCAATGACGTGGCGACGGCATGGGATTTCACCCGCTTGTCCGCCGATTGGGTACGGCGCAACCTGACGGTCGTGGGCGCACGGCTGCAAATGGAATTGCAGGGCGTTTCCTGCCTCGAATTGGAAAGCGTCGCGCCGCCGAAAAAGAACATTTGCACCTCCCGAAGTTTCGGCAAAATGCTGACAGACTTCGGCGGGGTGAGCGAAGCGGTTGCCAATCATGCGCACCGTTGCGCCTGTAAATTGCGCGGGCAGGGCAGCGCGGCCAACGTGCTGACGGTGTTCCTTCACTCCAACCCGTTTAAGCCGGAATTGCCGCAATACAACCCTTCCCGAACGGTGACGCTGCCGACGGCCACAAACAGCAGCCTGCTCATGGTCGGTCACGCGGAAACGGCGTTGAAGGCGATTTGGCGCGACGGTTACGCCTACAAAAAGGCAGGGGTCATCATTTCAGGCATTGTGCCGGAAAATGAAATCCAGTTGGGCTTTGATGTTTCGATGACCGACGTGGACAAACACAAACGCCTGATGCGGGCAATGGACGCGCTGCGTGGGCGTTACGGACACGGCGCTATTTCAGTTGGAACGCAAGGCACGGCGAACGCATGGCGGCTAAGGCAGGAACGCCTTTCGCGGCGGTTTACAACGAGTTGGCAAGAAATTTTGGAGGTGAAGTTTTAA
- the umuD gene encoding translesion error-prone DNA polymerase V autoproteolytic subunit: MSELSFRWATPTLDIFFADVSTDLPLPFTNDGIPAGFPSPASDYLDLSIDLNRELVDNPDATFYARAKGNSMQDAGIHNGDVLVVDRSLTADNGDIIVAFLNGEFTVKRLRFTGETCLLLPANQDFPQIRINDGDDFRVWGVVTFVIKNVREGGRGKWVSMR, translated from the coding sequence ATGAGTGAACTATCTTTCAGGTGGGCAACCCCTACCCTTGACATCTTTTTCGCCGATGTCAGCACCGATTTACCGCTCCCATTTACAAATGACGGCATCCCGGCGGGCTTTCCCTCTCCCGCAAGCGACTATTTAGATTTATCCATTGACTTAAACCGAGAATTGGTGGACAATCCAGACGCTACCTTTTACGCCCGTGCGAAAGGTAACTCCATGCAAGACGCGGGCATCCATAACGGCGACGTGCTGGTTGTTGACCGTTCGCTGACCGCCGACAACGGCGACATCATTGTTGCTTTTCTTAACGGTGAATTTACGGTGAAACGGTTGCGGTTTACTGGCGAAACCTGTTTGCTTTTACCGGCCAACCAAGACTTCCCGCAAATCCGAATCAATGACGGCGATGACTTCCGGGTGTGGGGCGTGGTCACATTCGTTATCAAAAACGTCCGCGAAGGGGGGCGGGGCAAGTGGGTAAGTATGCGTTAG
- a CDS encoding DUF2693 domain-containing protein, producing the protein MKQQINRSEILTLAHQIRRQNQFLTWGQCQAQAWQVARLRAALRAGATRFTFQKQDGEVREAYGTLNPELFQYEHKGSDRAESPTAIKYFDLDKNAWRSFRAERILKVAA; encoded by the coding sequence ATGAAACAGCAAATCAACCGTTCCGAAATTCTTACCCTCGCTCACCAAATCCGCCGCCAAAATCAATTCCTTACATGGGGTCAATGTCAGGCGCAAGCGTGGCAAGTTGCCCGCCTTCGCGCTGCCCTTCGCGCCGGTGCTACCCGCTTCACTTTCCAAAAGCAAGACGGCGAAGTAAGGGAGGCTTACGGTACGCTCAATCCCGAACTTTTCCAGTACGAACACAAAGGCAGCGACCGCGCCGAAAGCCCGACTGCAATTAAGTATTTCGACCTCGATAAAAACGCTTGGCGTTCGTTCCGCGCCGAACGCATTTTGAAAGTGGCTGCCTGA